Proteins encoded together in one Urocitellus parryii isolate mUroPar1 chromosome 3, mUroPar1.hap1, whole genome shotgun sequence window:
- the Smim30 gene encoding small integral membrane protein 30 encodes MTSVSTQLLLVLISLLLVLPVVEAVEAGDAIALLLGVVLSITGICACLGVYARKRNGQM; translated from the coding sequence ATGACCTCAGTTTCAACACAATTGCTCTTAGTCCTCATTTCATTGCTCTTGGTTCTGCCAGTTGTTGAAGCAGTAGAAGCCGGAGATGCAATCGCTCTCTTGTTAGGTGTGGTTCTGAGCATTACAGGCATTTGTGCTTGTCTTGGTGTGTATGCACGAAAGCGGAATGGACAGATGTAA